Proteins from a genomic interval of Desulfovibrio piger:
- the coaBC gene encoding bifunctional phosphopantothenoylcysteine decarboxylase/phosphopantothenate--cysteine ligase CoaBC — protein sequence MSASPFHNSRRFAGKRLHLGVCGSIACYKALDLLRALHALDIHVSVTLTDGARRFVTPLLFEALGAMPVYGRMFEGDEVFDHLEPGQRAQAMLVAPASADALSRLAAGAASDMLSAQALAFDGPLVVAPAMNPRMWRHPATQDNVATLRRRGARVVVPGCGGTACGDTGQGRLAPVEDLFLAALRALSPQDMAGQRVMLTMGPTREKWDGVRYWTNPSSGTMGAALATSAWLRGAEVTAVCGPGCPDLPAGVERIGVGSAREMFEAASDCWPRMDMGLFCAAVADFSPEPLGPQKFKKEGRQDGFSIRFTANPDILRTLSHQRREGQKVLGFAAETTPDMDSLLELARGKRARKDADLLAGNRVNSGDSGFGAATNSMAVVDRTGHEEIWPNQSKADVAWDLCSWLLRL from the coding sequence GTGAGCGCGTCGCCCTTCCACAACAGCCGCCGTTTCGCGGGCAAGCGTCTGCATCTGGGCGTGTGCGGCTCCATCGCCTGCTACAAGGCGCTGGATCTGCTGCGCGCCCTGCACGCCCTGGACATCCACGTTTCCGTCACCCTCACCGACGGCGCGCGCCGTTTCGTGACGCCCCTGCTTTTCGAGGCCCTGGGCGCCATGCCGGTCTATGGCCGCATGTTCGAGGGCGACGAGGTCTTCGATCATCTGGAGCCGGGCCAGCGGGCCCAGGCCATGCTGGTGGCCCCGGCCTCGGCCGATGCCCTGTCGCGTCTGGCGGCCGGAGCGGCGTCGGACATGCTCTCGGCGCAGGCGCTGGCCTTTGACGGGCCGCTGGTGGTGGCCCCGGCCATGAACCCGCGCATGTGGCGGCACCCGGCCACCCAGGACAATGTGGCCACCCTGCGGCGGCGCGGGGCCCGGGTCGTCGTGCCCGGCTGCGGCGGCACGGCCTGCGGCGATACCGGCCAGGGCCGTCTGGCCCCGGTGGAGGATCTTTTTCTGGCCGCCCTGCGTGCCCTTTCGCCGCAGGACATGGCGGGACAGCGCGTCATGCTGACTATGGGCCCCACCCGCGAAAAGTGGGACGGCGTGCGCTACTGGACCAATCCCAGCAGCGGCACCATGGGTGCGGCGCTGGCCACCTCCGCCTGGCTGCGCGGGGCCGAGGTCACGGCCGTGTGCGGGCCCGGCTGCCCCGACCTGCCCGCCGGGGTGGAGCGCATCGGCGTGGGCAGTGCCCGCGAGATGTTCGAGGCCGCGTCCGACTGCTGGCCCCGCATGGACATGGGCCTGTTCTGCGCCGCTGTGGCGGACTTTTCGCCCGAACCGCTGGGCCCGCAGAAGTTCAAGAAAGAAGGGCGGCAGGACGGCTTCAGCATCCGCTTCACGGCCAATCCCGACATCTTGCGGACCCTGTCGCACCAGCGGCGGGAAGGGCAGAAAGTGCTGGGCTTCGCGGCCGAGACCACGCCCGACATGGACAGCCTGCTGGAGCTGGCCCGCGGCAAGCGTGCCCGCAAGGACGCCGATCTGCTGGCGGGCAACCGCGTCAACAGCGGCGACAGCGGCTTCGGCGCGGCCACCAACAGCATGGCCGTGGTGGACCGTACCGGCCATGAAGAGATTTGGCCCAACCAGAGCAAGGCCGACGTGGCCTGGGATCTTTGTTCGTGGCTTTTGCGCCTGTAA
- a CDS encoding DVU0298 family protein: protein MARMRAVKQQLKDLLSAPDWRDHLSELRSMGQPAVGPLFSFLLLEPLMRHKAALALGQVVAGLEEGSAEDMHNIMRRLMWHMNEESGNIGWGIPEAFGEVLAACPRAAKEFHRVLISYVIDLGRDDNFCDHGPLRRSCFWAIGRLAQARRDLAVIARPWLLKGLEDEDIPCRGMAAWALAQLPRDFMDAPALRRLAEAGHEEICEVFDGEKVVEKTVSELAREALG, encoded by the coding sequence ATGGCCCGTATGCGTGCCGTCAAACAGCAACTGAAAGATCTGCTTTCCGCGCCCGACTGGCGTGACCATCTGTCCGAACTGCGCTCCATGGGCCAGCCCGCCGTGGGGCCGCTCTTCTCCTTCCTGCTGCTGGAACCGCTCATGCGCCACAAGGCCGCCCTGGCCCTGGGGCAGGTGGTGGCCGGTCTGGAAGAGGGCAGCGCCGAAGACATGCACAACATCATGCGCCGTCTCATGTGGCACATGAACGAGGAGTCCGGCAACATCGGCTGGGGCATCCCCGAAGCCTTCGGCGAAGTGCTGGCCGCCTGTCCCCGCGCGGCCAAGGAGTTCCACCGGGTGCTCATCTCCTATGTCATCGACCTGGGCCGGGACGACAACTTCTGCGATCATGGCCCGCTGCGCCGCTCCTGCTTCTGGGCCATCGGCCGTCTGGCGCAGGCCCGGCGGGACCTGGCCGTCATCGCCCGTCCCTGGCTGCTCAAGGGGCTGGAGGACGAGGACATTCCCTGCCGCGGCATGGCCGCCTGGGCCCTTGCCCAGCTGCCCCGCGACTTCATGGATGCCCCGGCCCTGCGCCGTCTGGCCGAAGCCGGACATGAGGAGATCTGCGAGGTCTTCGACGGCGAGAAGGTAGTGGAAAAGACCGTTTCCGAGCTGGCCCGCGAGGCCCTGGGGTAG
- the vorB gene encoding 3-methyl-2-oxobutanoate dehydrogenase subunit VorB, which translates to MSHDRILIKGNEAVAFGALDAGCRCYFGYPITPQNEIPETMSLRLPECGGQFVQAESEVAAINMLLGAGACGIPAMTSSSSCGISLMQEGISYMAGSHIPAVIVNMERGGPGLGDIGPSQGDYFQAVKGGGHGDHRNLVLAPSTAQECYDMMFRAFALAFKYANPVMLLGDAIVAQIKEPVRRQPPADALSPEALAELAAPWRMEGYGKRGPGAKPRLLKSVYLAEGALAARNRLLMEKYAAMQAEACAECWNTDDAELVVVAFGSMARIARSAIRKLREEGLKAGLFRPKTLYPFPADALRALAPGRRFLVIEQNTGQMVEDVRLSLMGENAKVDWHGVMPGLFIGADALEDPIRQACKEN; encoded by the coding sequence ATGAGTCACGACCGCATTCTCATCAAGGGCAATGAAGCTGTGGCCTTTGGCGCCCTGGACGCCGGCTGCCGCTGCTATTTCGGCTATCCCATCACGCCGCAGAACGAGATCCCCGAGACCATGTCCCTCCGGCTGCCCGAATGCGGCGGCCAGTTCGTGCAGGCCGAAAGCGAAGTGGCCGCCATCAACATGCTGCTGGGCGCCGGCGCCTGCGGCATCCCGGCCATGACCTCTTCGTCCAGCTGCGGCATCTCGCTGATGCAGGAAGGCATCTCCTACATGGCGGGCAGCCATATCCCGGCCGTCATCGTCAATATGGAACGCGGCGGCCCGGGCCTGGGCGATATCGGTCCCTCGCAGGGCGACTACTTCCAGGCCGTCAAGGGCGGCGGTCACGGCGACCACCGCAACCTGGTGCTGGCCCCCTCCACCGCGCAGGAATGCTACGACATGATGTTCCGCGCCTTCGCTCTGGCCTTCAAGTACGCCAACCCGGTCATGCTGCTGGGTGACGCCATCGTGGCCCAGATCAAGGAGCCCGTGCGCCGTCAGCCCCCGGCCGACGCCCTGAGCCCCGAGGCCCTGGCCGAACTGGCCGCGCCCTGGCGCATGGAAGGCTACGGCAAGCGCGGCCCCGGCGCCAAGCCCCGTCTGCTCAAGTCCGTGTACCTGGCCGAAGGCGCCCTGGCCGCCCGCAACCGCCTGCTCATGGAAAAGTACGCCGCCATGCAGGCCGAAGCCTGCGCCGAATGCTGGAACACCGACGACGCCGAACTCGTGGTGGTGGCCTTCGGCTCCATGGCCCGCATCGCCCGCAGCGCCATCCGCAAGCTGCGCGAAGAAGGCCTCAAGGCGGGCCTGTTCCGTCCCAAGACGCTCTATCCCTTCCCGGCCGACGCCCTGCGCGCCCTGGCTCCGGGCCGCCGCTTCCTGGTCATCGAACAGAACACCGGCCAGATGGTGGAAGATGTGCGCCTGTCCCTGATGGGCGAGAACGCCAAGGTGGACTGGCACGGCGTCATGCCCGGCCTGTTCATCGGCGCCGATGCCCTGGAAGATCCCATCCGTCAGGCCTGCAAGGAGAACTAA
- the queA gene encoding tRNA preQ1(34) S-adenosylmethionine ribosyltransferase-isomerase QueA yields MPPVFVSEDDFLLQNYTYELPQEQIAQYPPEQRGTSRLLTMRRNGALDLEHHMFSDLPDCLPEGSLLVANNSRVLQARLLGSRSTGGKVEFLLLTPLPLVRAAATPVKGREDTWSAEVNGLVRSGGSVREGETLHFGAGISVTILECGTFGHRRVRMCWKGDVADAFAATGHIPLPPYIKRSDAEEDFSRYQTIYSREEKTGSVAAPTAGLHFTDELRETLRRRGFQWAEVTLYVGYGTFSPVRCEDIRNHQMHREYVELPEETANAIAEAKARHRPVIAVGTTSVRTLEGVAQVCGRAQPFAGWTDIFLYPGRPFRVVDGIITNFHLPESSLLMLVSAFAGRKRILEAYQEAVKEGYRFFSYGDAMLIR; encoded by the coding sequence ATGCCGCCTGTTTTCGTTTCCGAAGATGATTTTCTGCTGCAAAACTATACCTACGAGCTGCCTCAGGAGCAGATAGCCCAGTATCCGCCGGAGCAGCGGGGCACGTCGCGCCTGCTGACCATGCGCCGCAACGGCGCCCTGGACCTGGAGCACCACATGTTCAGCGACCTGCCGGACTGCCTGCCCGAAGGCTCCCTGCTGGTGGCCAACAACTCCCGCGTGCTGCAGGCCCGCCTGCTGGGCAGCCGCAGTACCGGCGGCAAGGTGGAATTCCTACTGCTGACGCCCCTGCCGCTGGTGCGGGCCGCCGCCACGCCCGTCAAGGGCCGTGAGGACACCTGGAGCGCCGAGGTCAACGGCCTGGTCCGTTCCGGGGGCAGCGTGCGCGAAGGCGAGACCCTGCACTTCGGCGCGGGCATCAGCGTGACCATCCTTGAATGCGGCACCTTCGGCCACCGGCGTGTGCGCATGTGCTGGAAGGGCGACGTGGCCGACGCCTTTGCCGCCACCGGGCACATCCCCCTGCCGCCCTACATCAAGCGTTCCGACGCCGAAGAAGATTTCAGCCGTTACCAGACCATCTACTCCCGCGAGGAGAAGACCGGTTCCGTGGCCGCGCCCACGGCGGGCCTGCACTTTACCGACGAGCTGCGCGAGACCCTGCGCCGGCGCGGCTTCCAGTGGGCCGAAGTGACGCTCTATGTGGGCTACGGCACCTTCAGCCCCGTGCGCTGCGAAGACATCCGCAACCACCAGATGCACCGGGAATACGTGGAACTGCCCGAAGAGACGGCCAACGCCATCGCCGAGGCCAAGGCCCGGCACCGGCCCGTCATCGCCGTGGGCACCACCTCGGTGCGCACGCTGGAAGGCGTGGCCCAGGTCTGCGGCCGTGCCCAGCCCTTTGCCGGCTGGACGGACATCTTCCTCTACCCCGGCCGTCCCTTCCGCGTGGTGGACGGGATCATCACCAATTTCCACCTGCCCGAGTCCTCCCTGCTGATGCTGGTCTCGGCCTTCGCGGGCCGCAAACGCATCCTGGAAGCCTATCAGGAGGCCGTGAAGGAAGGCTACCGCTTCTTCTCCTACGGGGATGCCATGCTCATCCGGTAG
- a CDS encoding 4Fe-4S dicluster domain-containing protein: MSRIVFLEERCKGCGLCVTVCPAHIIRPSGRFNRQGYEVMETEGRCTGCASCALMCPDVAIRVFKSKKTEKTA; this comes from the coding sequence ATGTCGCGAATTGTTTTTCTGGAAGAACGCTGCAAAGGCTGCGGCCTGTGTGTAACGGTCTGCCCGGCGCACATCATTCGCCCCTCGGGACGGTTCAACCGCCAGGGCTATGAGGTGATGGAAACCGAAGGCCGCTGTACGGGCTGCGCCTCCTGTGCGCTCATGTGCCCGGACGTGGCCATCCGTGTCTTCAAATCCAAAAAAACGGAGAAGACCGCATGA
- a CDS encoding thiamine pyrophosphate-dependent enzyme: MHAHELEQALVPQDGETLVFDTNPVLNERVTHYCPGCHHGIAHRLVSEVLHELGVADRTILVASVGCATFTYDYFNVDGLEAPHGRACAVATGVRRARPESVVFTYQGDGDMGAIGLAESIHAANRGELITGIFINNTVYGMTGGQMAPTTLLGQKTTTSPRGRDMARHEGGPIRMAELMAQLSGVAYSERCALDSVKHVRAAKKALRKAFEVQLQGLGFGFVELLSGCPTNWHMDPVSANKRISEAMIPVFPLGVYKDVTAPAESEVQHG; this comes from the coding sequence ATGCACGCGCACGAACTTGAACAGGCCCTTGTGCCCCAGGATGGCGAGACCCTGGTCTTCGACACCAATCCCGTGCTCAACGAGCGCGTGACCCACTACTGCCCCGGCTGCCACCACGGCATCGCCCACCGCCTGGTGAGCGAGGTGCTGCACGAGCTGGGCGTGGCCGACAGGACCATCCTGGTGGCCTCCGTGGGCTGCGCCACCTTCACTTACGACTACTTCAACGTGGACGGCCTCGAAGCCCCCCACGGCCGTGCCTGCGCCGTGGCCACCGGCGTGCGCCGTGCCCGCCCCGAAAGCGTTGTCTTCACCTATCAGGGCGACGGCGACATGGGCGCCATCGGTCTGGCCGAGTCCATCCACGCGGCCAACCGCGGCGAACTCATCACCGGCATCTTCATCAACAACACCGTCTACGGCATGACCGGCGGCCAGATGGCCCCCACCACCCTGCTGGGCCAGAAGACCACCACCAGCCCCCGCGGCCGCGACATGGCCCGCCACGAAGGCGGCCCCATCCGCATGGCCGAGCTCATGGCCCAGCTCTCGGGCGTGGCCTATTCCGAACGCTGCGCCCTGGACAGCGTCAAGCATGTGCGCGCGGCCAAGAAGGCCCTGCGCAAGGCCTTCGAAGTACAGCTGCAGGGCCTGGGCTTCGGCTTCGTGGAGCTGCTCTCCGGCTGCCCCACCAACTGGCATATGGACCCCGTCAGCGCCAACAAGCGCATCAGCGAGGCCATGATCCCTGTATTCCCTCTGGGCGTGTACAAAGACGTGACCGCCCCGGCCGAAAGCGAGGTGCAGCATGGCTAA
- the gap gene encoding type I glyceraldehyde-3-phosphate dehydrogenase, which produces MKKVRVGINGFGRIGRQVFRALRQSYADRVEVVAINDLFDATTNFQLLEYDSVYGRAFLDAQVDGQEVKVGDWNIHCFAERDPHQLAWGQYDVDVVVESTGIFRKASQASVHMDNGAKKVIITAPAKEEDITIVMGVNHDQYDPEKHHIVSNASCTTNCLAPVALVLQRNFGIKLGNMTTIHSYTNDQRILDMAHKDPRRARAAACNIIPTSTGAAQAVAKVIPELAGKFTGYSLRVPTPTVSVVDFNGILEKETDTETLLAALKDASETYLKGILGYNTLPLVSMDFKGDPHSSILEAPYTTVQNGNLVKVVAWYDNEWGYSNRVCDLVCLMQEKGL; this is translated from the coding sequence ATGAAAAAAGTTCGTGTCGGTATCAATGGTTTCGGCCGCATCGGCCGCCAAGTGTTCCGCGCCCTGCGCCAGAGCTACGCTGATCGCGTGGAAGTGGTGGCCATCAACGACCTCTTCGACGCCACCACCAACTTCCAGCTGCTGGAATACGACTCCGTCTATGGCCGCGCCTTCCTGGACGCCCAGGTGGACGGTCAGGAAGTGAAGGTCGGTGACTGGAACATCCACTGCTTCGCCGAGCGCGATCCCCATCAGCTGGCCTGGGGCCAGTATGACGTGGACGTGGTGGTGGAAAGCACCGGTATCTTCCGCAAGGCCTCCCAGGCGTCCGTGCACATGGACAACGGCGCCAAAAAGGTCATCATCACCGCTCCGGCCAAGGAAGAAGACATCACCATCGTCATGGGCGTGAACCACGACCAGTACGATCCCGAAAAGCACCACATCGTGTCCAACGCCTCGTGCACCACCAACTGCCTGGCGCCCGTGGCCCTGGTGCTGCAGCGCAACTTCGGCATCAAGCTGGGCAACATGACCACCATCCACTCCTACACCAACGACCAGCGCATTCTCGACATGGCCCACAAGGACCCGCGTCGTGCCCGCGCCGCCGCTTGCAACATCATCCCCACCTCCACCGGTGCGGCCCAGGCCGTGGCCAAGGTCATCCCCGAACTGGCCGGCAAATTCACCGGCTACTCCCTGCGCGTGCCCACCCCCACGGTCTCCGTGGTGGACTTCAACGGCATCCTGGAAAAGGAGACCGATACCGAGACCCTGCTGGCCGCCCTCAAGGACGCCAGCGAGACCTACCTCAAGGGCATCCTGGGCTATAACACCCTGCCCCTGGTCTCCATGGACTTCAAGGGCGACCCGCATTCCTCCATCCTGGAAGCGCCCTACACCACCGTGCAGAACGGCAATCTGGTGAAGGTCGTGGCCTGGTACGACAACGAATGGGGCTACTCCAACCGCGTCTGCGACCTGGTCTGCCTGATGCAGGAAAAGGGCCTGTAA
- a CDS encoding LysO family transporter: MFTAIGLMLTGIALGFALRSFQWPELLGRAISPTIMLMLFALGVAVGGNETLMTNLPVLGGKALILTVACVAGSLICIVAVRRFFPDAGPRRHAAAGADSEDAGAAMSVRRDREDGEGRA; encoded by the coding sequence ATGTTCACTGCTATCGGACTGATGCTCACGGGCATCGCCCTGGGCTTTGCCCTGCGCTCTTTCCAGTGGCCCGAACTGCTGGGCCGCGCCATCTCTCCCACCATCATGCTCATGCTCTTCGCCCTCGGCGTGGCCGTGGGCGGCAACGAGACCCTGATGACCAATTTGCCCGTACTGGGCGGCAAGGCCCTGATCCTCACCGTGGCCTGTGTGGCGGGCAGCCTCATCTGCATCGTGGCCGTGCGCCGTTTCTTTCCCGATGCCGGGCCCCGGCGCCATGCGGCCGCTGGGGCCGACAGCGAGGACGCGGGCGCGGCCATGAGCGTGCGCCGTGACCGGGAAGACGGGGAGGGCCGGGCATGA
- the proB gene encoding glutamate 5-kinase gives MERQADWRQEKAQALARARVVVIKVGSAVLTDAQGLSTPVLESLARQMAALRTAPDGHERRLVLVSSGAVAAGRAVLRAHGHSGETSGLSARQAAAAVGQGQLMRAWDEVFRAYDFPTSQVLLTRDDLRARQRFLNARNTFAELMDWGVLPIVNENDTVSVSELKFGDNDCLASLLVNLIGADLYINLTSAPGVYAANPQEVPDAGILECVEDVAGLDLGRMCGGKTSVGTGGMYSKLQAARRAAQLGVPTLILPGRETDVLARAFAGEAVGTWVRPEEHAIPRRKFWLAYQSDPAGTVLVDAGAAEALLSKGSSLLPGGVRQVLGNFQKGALVRVARLGESDGHASLGVGLSNYSAADLRKIMGLRRHEVAAILGDAHYPEVIHRDNLLMDAAI, from the coding sequence ATGGAAAGACAGGCCGATTGGCGACAGGAAAAAGCACAGGCGCTGGCCCGTGCCCGTGTGGTGGTCATCAAGGTGGGCAGTGCGGTATTGACCGATGCCCAGGGGCTGAGCACGCCCGTGCTGGAAAGCCTGGCCCGTCAGATGGCCGCCCTGCGCACCGCGCCGGACGGGCATGAGCGCCGTCTGGTGCTGGTCTCTTCCGGGGCCGTGGCGGCCGGTCGCGCCGTCCTGCGCGCCCACGGCCACAGCGGCGAGACCTCCGGCCTGTCCGCCCGCCAGGCGGCTGCCGCCGTGGGACAGGGCCAGCTCATGCGCGCCTGGGACGAGGTCTTCCGGGCCTATGATTTCCCCACCTCGCAGGTGCTGCTCACCCGTGACGACCTGCGCGCCCGCCAGCGTTTCCTCAATGCCCGCAACACCTTCGCCGAGCTCATGGACTGGGGCGTGCTGCCCATCGTCAACGAGAACGACACGGTCTCGGTCAGCGAGCTGAAATTCGGCGACAACGACTGTCTGGCCAGCCTGCTGGTCAACCTCATCGGTGCCGACCTCTACATCAACCTGACCTCGGCCCCGGGCGTCTACGCGGCCAATCCGCAGGAAGTGCCCGACGCGGGCATCCTGGAATGCGTGGAGGACGTGGCGGGCCTCGATCTGGGCCGCATGTGCGGCGGCAAGACCAGCGTGGGCACCGGCGGCATGTACTCCAAGCTGCAGGCCGCGCGCCGCGCCGCCCAGCTGGGCGTGCCCACCCTCATCCTGCCCGGTCGCGAAACGGACGTGCTGGCGCGCGCCTTTGCCGGTGAGGCCGTGGGCACCTGGGTCCGTCCCGAGGAACACGCCATCCCGCGGCGCAAGTTCTGGCTGGCCTACCAGTCCGATCCGGCGGGCACGGTGCTGGTGGATGCCGGTGCGGCCGAGGCCCTGCTCAGCAAGGGCAGCAGCCTGCTGCCCGGCGGTGTGCGTCAGGTGCTGGGCAATTTTCAGAAGGGCGCGCTGGTGCGTGTGGCCCGTCTGGGCGAAAGCGACGGCCACGCCAGCCTGGGCGTGGGCCTGTCCAATTACAGCGCGGCGGACCTGCGCAAGATCATGGGCCTGCGGCGCCATGAGGTGGCCGCCATCCTGGGCGATGCCCACTATCCCGAGGTCATCCATCGCGACAACCTGCTCATGGATGCCGCCATCTAG
- a CDS encoding 2-oxoacid:acceptor oxidoreductase family protein has translation MAKYQDVIIAGFGGQGVMLIGNLLAQAGMEHGLEVSFIPVYGAEMRGGTANCTVVLDEHPVGSPLVNTPRSIIVLNEPSLAKFQPRLHPDGVQIVNASLISEGLLDGKHRTVYIPVNDIAHELGNVKLANMVALGAWIKATGALPLEAVQEALNRVVSAHYAKLIPVNAKALQAGYDFA, from the coding sequence ATGGCTAAGTATCAGGACGTCATCATCGCCGGTTTCGGCGGCCAGGGCGTCATGCTCATCGGCAACCTGCTGGCCCAGGCCGGTATGGAACACGGCCTCGAAGTGAGCTTCATCCCGGTCTACGGCGCCGAGATGCGCGGCGGTACCGCCAACTGCACCGTGGTGCTGGACGAGCATCCCGTGGGTTCGCCCCTGGTCAACACGCCCCGCTCCATCATCGTGCTCAACGAGCCCTCGCTGGCCAAGTTCCAGCCCCGGCTGCATCCCGACGGCGTGCAGATCGTCAACGCCTCGCTCATCTCCGAAGGCCTGCTGGACGGCAAGCACCGCACGGTCTACATCCCGGTCAACGACATCGCCCACGAACTGGGCAATGTGAAACTGGCCAACATGGTGGCCCTGGGCGCCTGGATCAAGGCCACCGGCGCCCTGCCCCTGGAAGCCGTGCAGGAAGCCCTCAACCGCGTGGTCAGCGCCCACTACGCCAAACTGATCCCGGTCAACGCCAAGGCCCTGCAGGCCGGCTACGACTTCGCGTAA
- a CDS encoding lysine exporter LysO family protein has translation MSGSLMILGCFVLGVLLAWLGWIPDYFLEHDGTLYMLYVLMFLVGISIGHDRRLGEILRTLRPRVLLLPLATTVGTFAGAALASITLAYSLSECLAVGSGFAYYSLSSIFITQYKGAELGTVALLANIMRELATLLFTPLMVRWISPLAAISCGGASTMDSTLPAITRFAGKQWVFVSIVHAMILDFSVPFWVTFFCTL, from the coding sequence ATGAGCGGGAGCCTGATGATCCTGGGCTGTTTCGTGCTGGGCGTGCTGCTGGCCTGGCTGGGCTGGATACCGGACTATTTTCTGGAGCACGACGGCACGCTCTACATGCTCTATGTGCTGATGTTCCTGGTGGGCATCTCCATCGGGCACGACCGCCGTCTGGGCGAGATATTGCGCACCCTGCGGCCCCGGGTGCTGCTGCTGCCCCTGGCCACCACCGTGGGCACCTTTGCCGGGGCGGCCCTGGCCAGCATCACGCTGGCCTATTCCCTCAGCGAATGCCTGGCCGTGGGTTCCGGCTTTGCCTATTATTCCCTTTCGTCCATCTTCATCACCCAGTACAAGGGCGCGGAGCTGGGCACCGTGGCCCTGCTGGCCAACATCATGCGCGAGCTGGCCACATTGCTTTTCACGCCGCTCATGGTACGCTGGATCAGCCCGCTGGCCGCCATCTCGTGCGGCGGCGCCTCCACCATGGATTCCACCCTGCCGGCCATCACCCGCTTCGCGGGCAAACAGTGGGTGTTCGTCTCCATCGTGCACGCCATGATCCTGGATTTCAGCGTGCCTTTCTGGGTGACTTTCTTCTGTACCCTGTAA
- a CDS encoding adenylate kinase, which produces MVILIAGESHTGKTLLAQKLLEAYRYPCLSLDHLKMGLIRSGQCALSPESDGAELTRYLWPIVREMIKTCIENRENMIIEGCYIPFGWENDFPDEYRKEIAYVCLVFSEGYIKERYADIARYESVIENRKEACPAPESLLEGNRRNLRQCILHSYKYILMDKDYALDIEMIRRLLHTAAPKADAVAG; this is translated from the coding sequence ATGGTCATATTGATCGCAGGGGAGAGCCATACGGGAAAGACCCTGCTGGCGCAGAAGCTGCTGGAGGCATACCGCTATCCCTGCCTGTCGCTGGATCACCTGAAGATGGGGCTCATCAGGAGCGGCCAGTGCGCGCTGTCTCCTGAAAGCGATGGTGCCGAGCTCACACGCTACCTGTGGCCCATCGTCAGGGAGATGATCAAGACATGCATAGAGAACCGCGAGAACATGATCATCGAGGGATGCTATATCCCCTTTGGCTGGGAAAATGATTTCCCGGACGAGTACAGAAAAGAAATCGCCTATGTCTGCCTCGTGTTCAGCGAGGGCTACATCAAAGAACGATATGCGGACATAGCCAGATATGAAAGCGTGATCGAAAACAGGAAAGAAGCATGTCCTGCGCCTGAGAGCCTGCTTGAGGGAAATCGGCGCAATTTGCGGCAGTGCATCCTGCATTCCTATAAGTACATTCTGATGGACAAAGACTATGCCCTGGATATCGAAATGATACGGCGGCTCCTGCATACGGCAGCGCCCAAGGCCGATGCCGTTGCGGGATAA
- a CDS encoding DUF805 domain-containing protein, whose product MSGKTTVMKPGAAIAACFGKFARCYGRSCRAEFIWFLLFFLVLGALAVWFTSPMIVGMLWALLMIPLSSVGIRRLHDLNLPGGIWTVWLTITVILPMFGLSNYMNNEGHLSDYMLYLHYAWLFVTGTLLLFLCFASGQEGPNKYGPAPCVKAAVAADEEKTAKED is encoded by the coding sequence ATGTCCGGCAAAACAACTGTCATGAAACCCGGTGCGGCCATCGCCGCCTGCTTCGGCAAATTCGCCCGCTGCTACGGTCGCAGCTGCCGGGCCGAGTTCATCTGGTTCCTGCTGTTCTTCCTGGTGCTGGGGGCGCTGGCCGTGTGGTTCACCTCGCCCATGATCGTGGGCATGCTCTGGGCCCTGCTGATGATCCCGCTCAGCTCCGTGGGCATCCGCCGTCTGCACGACCTGAACCTGCCCGGCGGCATCTGGACGGTCTGGCTGACCATCACCGTCATCCTGCCCATGTTCGGCCTTTCCAACTACATGAACAATGAAGGGCATTTGTCGGACTACATGCTCTATCTGCACTATGCCTGGCTGTTCGTCACCGGTACCTTGCTGCTTTTCCTCTGCTTCGCCAGCGGTCAGGAAGGCCCCAACAAGTACGGTCCGGCGCCGTGCGTGAAGGCCGCCGTCGCTGCGGACGAGGAAAAAACGGCCAAGGAAGACTAA